A single region of the Cynocephalus volans isolate mCynVol1 chromosome 12, mCynVol1.pri, whole genome shotgun sequence genome encodes:
- the SMAGP gene encoding small cell adhesion glycoprotein, whose amino-acid sequence MTSLPTTPSPGEGLMTTPILQATEALSPEAEASTALIAVVITVVFLTLLSVVILIFFYLYKNKGSYVTYEPAEGEPSAILQMESDSAKDKDREKEEYFI is encoded by the exons ATGACCAGCCTCCCGACCACGCCTTCTCCAGGAG AAGGACTGATGACCACCCCAATTCTGCAGGCAACTGAGGCCCTGTCCCCAGAAGCTGAAGCCAGCACAGCACTCATTGCAG tTGTTATCACCGTGGTCTTCCTCACCCTGCTCTCAGTCGTGATCTTGATCTTCTTTTACCTGTACAAGAACAAAGGCAGCTACGTCACCTACGAACCTGCAGAAGGCGAGCCCAGTGCCATTCTCCAGATGGAGAGTGACTCAGCCAAGGAcaaggacagagagaaggaggaatATTTCATCTAA